A section of the Spirosoma pollinicola genome encodes:
- a CDS encoding glycosyltransferase family 4 protein produces the protein MYISILGSIATNDLLTESARQKMGAYPKGQAGAPLISNLIKEYLDRGHKVLAVTLDDQLNDDEPPFVYEDQQLTFVVAPKRKRTFSPNGKRPGRTADFFRFERNQLLTILKRYKPDVVHAHWTYEYAAAALAYSPDAVITVHDNAMVIFKYVRTLNRFFHLLLARYVFRTGRRFTAVSPYMAASVQKWTSSLVTVIANPVPMPKKQPAPAPTMAPIISMVVNGWDDRKNNKKALLAFKSIQQIHPEAVLWAFGTAFEPGTHADAFCREHEIPNVVLHGSTPYVEVLEKVAQSTLLLHASLEESFGMVLAEAMSYGVPVVAGKDSGAVAWVVEDGGLLVDVTKIEEMVSAVDTLLCDQELYDHYSANAIRVIKTRFSIERIADQFIDLYKHAPVNPEPAEHTNDKQTSLSLDTAYKG, from the coding sequence ATGTATATCAGCATTTTAGGTTCAATCGCAACGAATGATCTGCTGACAGAAAGCGCACGGCAAAAAATGGGAGCATACCCCAAAGGTCAGGCGGGCGCTCCACTGATTAGTAATCTCATTAAAGAATACCTCGATCGCGGACACAAGGTGCTGGCCGTTACGCTGGACGACCAGTTGAATGACGATGAGCCACCGTTTGTATATGAAGATCAACAACTAACGTTTGTGGTGGCACCAAAGCGGAAACGTACATTCAGCCCCAACGGGAAGCGTCCGGGTCGAACGGCCGATTTCTTTCGCTTCGAGCGGAATCAGTTGTTAACCATCCTCAAACGCTACAAACCGGATGTCGTTCATGCGCACTGGACATACGAGTATGCTGCGGCAGCGCTGGCCTATAGTCCCGATGCCGTTATAACCGTACACGATAATGCCATGGTCATTTTCAAGTACGTCCGCACGCTGAACCGTTTTTTCCATCTGTTGCTGGCCCGTTACGTGTTTCGGACAGGACGCCGGTTTACGGCCGTTTCGCCCTACATGGCTGCATCGGTGCAAAAATGGACAAGTTCCCTGGTAACGGTGATCGCCAATCCGGTTCCAATGCCGAAGAAGCAACCCGCGCCAGCGCCCACAATGGCGCCTATTATTAGTATGGTCGTTAACGGCTGGGACGATCGGAAGAATAACAAAAAGGCCCTTCTGGCCTTCAAAAGCATTCAGCAGATACACCCGGAGGCTGTATTGTGGGCTTTCGGAACAGCTTTCGAACCCGGTACCCATGCCGATGCCTTTTGTCGGGAACATGAGATTCCGAACGTCGTATTACATGGCTCAACGCCTTATGTAGAGGTGCTGGAGAAAGTAGCCCAAAGCACGCTGCTATTGCACGCGTCGCTCGAAGAGTCATTCGGGATGGTACTGGCCGAAGCCATGAGTTACGGGGTGCCGGTTGTGGCCGGGAAAGACAGTGGAGCTGTAGCTTGGGTTGTAGAAGACGGTGGTTTGCTGGTCGATGTAACGAAGATCGAAGAGATGGTCAGTGCAGTTGACACGCTCCTGTGCGACCAGGAACTGTATGATCACTATTCAGCTAACGCAATTCGAGTTATAAAAACCCGCTTCAGCATTGAGCGTATTGCCGATCAGTTTATTGATCTCTACAAACACGCCCCTGTAAATCCGGAACCTGCCGAACACACGAACGATAAGCAAACCAGCCTAAGCCTCGATACAGCTTATAAAGGATAA
- a CDS encoding response regulator has translation MRTPQPNEAVKANVKQTRVLVIEDNEDHWALMNRAMQQCLSEVTPILATTTIEALEIVQKYSIQEWELPKLILLDLYLPTREDGCEFLQQIKSLPSPCSQIPVVVLSASSDPADISESYQYGGSSYIVKPTDFSGWITYFNELRIYWWETVTLPPINLSI, from the coding sequence ATGCGAACCCCCCAACCAAACGAAGCTGTTAAAGCTAACGTCAAGCAAACCAGGGTATTGGTCATTGAAGATAATGAAGATCACTGGGCCTTGATGAATCGGGCTATGCAGCAATGTCTTTCAGAAGTAACGCCCATATTAGCTACTACGACAATAGAAGCACTGGAGATAGTACAAAAGTACAGTATTCAGGAATGGGAATTGCCAAAATTGATTTTACTTGATTTGTACCTGCCAACCCGGGAGGATGGGTGTGAATTTCTTCAGCAAATTAAATCACTCCCATCTCCCTGCAGTCAGATTCCGGTTGTTGTTCTTAGCGCATCCAGCGACCCTGCCGATATTTCAGAATCGTATCAATATGGGGGCTCGTCTTACATTGTAAAGCCAACTGATTTTTCGGGTTGGATTACCTATTTTAACGAGTTACGAATTTACTGGTGGGAAACGGTGACCTTGCCACCGATAAACCTTTCTATTTGA
- a CDS encoding IPT/TIG domain-containing protein: MKHLTKLMTVLLLLLSVSVVIISCKKDPDPTPTPTPPVTSITSIDPATAPVGSTITVTGTNFSTDPASNTVSIGGVVATIVSASSTQLVVIVPAGAANGPVSVTAGGQTAQSAASFTVALAALKPVKEVKGTTFANMTWRKDTIYQLRGMVYIPADYKLTIEAGTVIKGSGPELDPAGTNYPGALVVERRGQLIAQGTAAQPIIFTSAKTAGQRAPGDWGGVVLVGKSPVNQSRLAVNPNGVRGTVEAYGEPADNSGTLQYVRIEYAGAAQPTTPATRLGGLTLIGVGTGTVIDHVQVSYSASDAFSWFGGTAKLKNLVSFRNTDDDWSIDWGYVGNAQFGVSLRDPAVGSTAGSNGFEAESYQSTETGDITSVTAINGYTQTSPTFANFSNFAFSTAPTTGLYQAGMYLQRNTAISIYNSLIYGYPEGLHLSSATTGAQANLTSGTLNLKGIILANVLTPVVGAGALTSDQVTAYFATGERANQIVQTADAASLLLNAANFSLTAPNFLPQTGSPLLTGAVKDTKIADTFFTPVTYRGAFGTDNWTSGWTNFAPQTMTYDR, encoded by the coding sequence ATGAAACATCTCACAAAACTAATGACCGTCCTGCTCCTGCTGTTGAGCGTATCGGTAGTCATCATCTCCTGTAAAAAGGACCCGGATCCAACACCGACACCAACGCCCCCGGTTACATCAATAACCAGTATCGATCCGGCTACGGCTCCGGTTGGGAGCACCATTACCGTTACTGGTACTAACTTCAGCACCGATCCGGCCAGCAACACAGTAAGTATTGGGGGCGTGGTAGCCACTATTGTATCGGCTTCATCAACACAATTGGTTGTCATTGTACCCGCAGGTGCTGCCAATGGTCCGGTATCTGTAACGGCCGGCGGGCAAACTGCCCAGAGTGCAGCTTCATTCACCGTTGCTTTGGCGGCTCTGAAACCGGTAAAGGAAGTAAAGGGAACAACCTTTGCAAACATGACCTGGAGAAAAGATACGATTTATCAGCTTCGGGGTATGGTGTATATACCTGCCGATTACAAGCTGACCATCGAGGCCGGAACCGTTATTAAAGGCTCCGGGCCCGAACTGGACCCCGCCGGGACCAACTATCCGGGGGCTCTTGTCGTTGAGCGACGCGGCCAATTGATTGCACAGGGCACGGCAGCTCAACCAATTATCTTTACTTCGGCGAAAACCGCAGGTCAACGCGCTCCCGGCGACTGGGGTGGCGTAGTTCTGGTTGGGAAATCGCCGGTAAACCAATCGAGGCTGGCAGTGAACCCGAATGGCGTTCGGGGTACTGTAGAAGCTTATGGCGAACCCGCCGACAACTCGGGTACACTGCAATACGTACGGATTGAGTATGCGGGTGCTGCCCAACCAACGACACCCGCTACGCGGCTTGGCGGGTTGACCCTCATTGGCGTGGGTACAGGTACCGTTATCGACCATGTTCAGGTGTCGTATAGTGCCAGCGATGCGTTTTCGTGGTTTGGTGGTACGGCTAAACTGAAAAATCTGGTTTCCTTCCGGAATACCGACGACGACTGGAGTATCGACTGGGGTTATGTAGGTAATGCACAGTTTGGCGTGTCGCTTCGTGATCCGGCGGTGGGCAGCACTGCGGGCTCAAATGGATTTGAAGCTGAGTCGTATCAATCGACCGAGACGGGTGACATTACGTCTGTGACGGCCATTAACGGCTATACCCAAACCTCGCCGACCTTTGCTAACTTCAGTAATTTTGCTTTTTCGACGGCGCCTACTACAGGGCTTTATCAGGCTGGTATGTATCTGCAGCGCAATACGGCGATCAGCATTTATAACTCACTGATTTACGGTTATCCTGAGGGCCTGCACCTATCGAGCGCCACAACGGGGGCACAGGCCAACCTGACAAGCGGTACGCTGAATTTAAAAGGGATTATTCTGGCCAATGTGCTCACTCCGGTAGTGGGTGCAGGTGCACTGACAAGTGATCAGGTGACAGCTTATTTTGCCACTGGCGAACGCGCAAATCAGATTGTGCAAACAGCCGATGCGGCATCGCTTTTACTGAATGCAGCCAACTTCAGCCTAACAGCTCCCAACTTTTTGCCGCAAACAGGCTCTCCCTTGCTAACAGGTGCAGTGAAGGATACTAAAATAGCCGATACGTTCTTCACACCAGTGACCTACCGTGGTGCTTTTGGAACAGATAACTGGACGTCAGGCTGGACAAATTTCGCTCCGCAAACGATGACATACGACCGATAA
- a CDS encoding LytTR family transcriptional regulator DNA-binding domain-containing protein, whose product MSVIKPALQFPELITHLSGANNYSWLHFRNGEKKLLAKPISYLECELPGFIRAHKTVLINPDYVKSLHQPPRQKMAGEIQLENGITFPVSRRRWNQVVDALAYRLSPISDRAVVHQVEVSVSPKTANRSEENGAQQSILLVTDDEPNALLVAQMMKKHWSTYQFHTTQQAKQLPDLFNQVSEQELPALLLLDARTSTLERLQTLQNLKQDSRLCRVPTILLVSPTDSLVTDGYRRQANSVISLQEGYVSFTQTIERICRFWLHTAALPGTVKATELTNKVAL is encoded by the coding sequence ATGAGCGTCATAAAACCCGCCCTTCAATTTCCAGAACTTATTACCCACTTATCGGGGGCAAATAATTATAGCTGGCTTCATTTCAGGAATGGCGAGAAGAAGCTTCTGGCCAAACCCATCAGTTATTTAGAATGTGAGTTACCAGGGTTCATTCGGGCTCATAAAACTGTTTTGATCAATCCGGATTATGTGAAAAGTCTGCATCAGCCACCCCGCCAGAAAATGGCGGGAGAGATTCAACTGGAGAATGGTATTACTTTTCCGGTTAGCCGCAGACGCTGGAATCAGGTTGTCGATGCATTAGCTTATCGACTTTCGCCCATTAGCGATAGGGCCGTCGTACATCAGGTTGAAGTTTCGGTTAGTCCAAAAACAGCCAACCGGAGTGAAGAGAATGGCGCACAGCAGTCGATTCTGCTGGTGACAGATGATGAGCCAAATGCGTTGTTGGTAGCTCAAATGATGAAAAAGCATTGGTCGACTTATCAATTTCACACGACTCAGCAGGCAAAACAACTACCTGATTTATTTAATCAAGTATCTGAACAAGAATTACCCGCCCTGTTATTGCTGGATGCCCGTACATCGACGTTAGAGCGTTTGCAAACATTACAAAACTTGAAACAGGATTCTCGTTTGTGCCGGGTACCCACTATTTTGCTTGTTTCACCAACAGATAGTTTAGTGACCGATGGCTATAGACGGCAGGCTAACTCTGTTATTTCCTTACAGGAAGGTTACGTTTCCTTCACGCAAACAATTGAACGGATCTGCCGCTTTTGGCTGCACACAGCCGCGTTGCCAGGGACGGTAAAGGCGACAGAGCTAACGAATAAAGTAGCTTTGTAG